From the genome of Nakamurella flavida, one region includes:
- the tal gene encoding transaldolase produces MTTPQSGGPLADLSAAGVSLWLDDLSRQRLHSGNLADLIKDKHIVGVTTNPSIFAAALKDGESYQEQAGQLAAQKASVDDAVRAITTDDVRDACDLFADVFASSGHVDGRVSIEVDPRLAHDTENTIAQAKELAKIVDRPNVLIKIPATVEGLPAITAVLAEGISVNVTLIFSLERYTAVIDAYLDGIEQAKANGHAVAEIHSVASFFVSRVDSEIDKRLKAIGSPEASSLLGKAAIANARLAYQLYEQKFSGERWEALAADGANAQRPLWASTGVKDPAYDDTQYVVELVAPHTVNTAPEKTIDAVADHGVIRGDTIAGTYGASSAVFSSLEAVGVDIDDVFAVLETEGVEKFEQSWAELLETVQQSLAEPGTENQ; encoded by the coding sequence ATGACCACTCCCCAGTCCGGCGGCCCGCTCGCCGACCTGTCCGCCGCCGGAGTCTCCCTCTGGCTCGACGACCTCTCCCGCCAGCGCCTGCACTCGGGCAACCTGGCCGACCTGATCAAGGACAAGCACATCGTCGGGGTCACCACGAACCCGTCGATCTTCGCCGCCGCCCTCAAGGACGGTGAGTCCTACCAGGAGCAGGCCGGCCAGCTGGCCGCCCAGAAGGCCTCCGTCGACGACGCGGTCCGCGCCATCACCACCGACGACGTGCGCGACGCCTGCGACCTGTTCGCGGACGTGTTCGCATCCAGCGGCCACGTGGACGGCCGGGTGTCCATCGAGGTCGACCCGCGCCTCGCGCACGACACCGAGAACACCATCGCCCAGGCCAAGGAACTGGCGAAGATCGTCGACCGGCCCAACGTGCTGATCAAGATCCCGGCCACCGTCGAGGGGCTGCCGGCCATCACCGCCGTGCTCGCCGAGGGCATCAGCGTCAACGTCACGCTGATCTTCTCCCTCGAGCGCTACACCGCGGTCATCGACGCCTACCTCGACGGCATCGAGCAGGCCAAGGCCAACGGTCACGCCGTCGCTGAGATCCACTCCGTGGCCTCGTTCTTCGTCTCCCGGGTGGACTCCGAGATCGACAAGCGCCTCAAGGCCATCGGGTCCCCGGAGGCCTCATCGCTGCTCGGCAAGGCGGCCATCGCCAACGCCCGGCTGGCCTACCAGCTGTACGAGCAGAAGTTCAGCGGTGAGCGCTGGGAAGCCCTCGCGGCCGACGGCGCCAACGCGCAGCGCCCGTTGTGGGCGTCGACCGGCGTCAAGGACCCGGCGTACGACGACACCCAGTACGTGGTCGAACTGGTCGCGCCGCACACGGTGAACACCGCGCCGGAGAAGACCATCGATGCGGTCGCCGACCACGGCGTCATCCGCGGCGACACCATCGCGGGCACCTACGGTGCGTCCTCCGCGGTGTTCAGCAGCCTCGAGGCCGTCGGTGTCGACATCGACGACGTGTTCGCCGTGCTCGAGACCGAGGGTGTGGAGAAGTTCGAGCAGTCCTGGGCCGAGCTGCTGGAGACCGTCCAGCAGTCCCTCGCCGAGCCCGGCACCGAGAACCAGTAG
- the tkt gene encoding transketolase: MTSTAEIESLTTPHVPSDWTELDTRAVDTVRVLSADAVQKVGSGHPGTAMSLAPLAYSLFQRVMRSDPADPDWVGRDRFVLSCGHSSLTLYIQLYLGGFGLELEDIEALRTWGSLTPAHPEYHHTKGVEITTGPLGQGLSSAVGMAMAARRERGLFDPDAAPGSSPFDHFIYVVASDGDIEEGVTSEASSIAGRQQLGNLIVFYDHNEISIEDDTAIALSEDVAARYEAYGWHVLKVEGGENVVGILDAVEQAKAVTDRPTFIQLRTIIGFPAPNLQNTGKVHGAALGVDEVKAVKKILGFDPEASFEVDDTVIKHTRQLLDRGRDAKAAWQKSFDEWAAANPENKALFDRLTARELPEGWADSLPTYPVDAKGVATRKASGEVLSAIGPVLPELWGGSADLAESNNTTIKGAESFGPPAATTDAWTTSLYGRTLHFGIREHAMGAILTGIAMHGPTRPYGGTFMTFSDYMRGAVRLAAVMGAPVTYVWTHDSIGLGEDGPTHQPVEHLAALRAIPGLSLLRPADANETAYAWQALLERQGEWKSGPVGLALTRQNVPTLEGTSAEGVDKGAYILADWDDAAEKKVILLATGSEVQIAVEAKSVLAGEGISARVVSVPCLDWFEVQEQSYIESVLPQAVQARVSIEAGISQPWWRWIGSAGRPVSLEHFGASADAATLYEKFDITTEAAVRAAKESLAAIGGGVSTESSKDKLAPAVFDTFPHN; encoded by the coding sequence GTGACGAGCACTGCTGAGATCGAGTCCCTGACCACCCCCCACGTCCCCAGCGACTGGACCGAGCTGGACACCCGCGCGGTCGACACCGTGCGCGTGCTGTCCGCCGACGCCGTGCAGAAGGTCGGCAGCGGCCACCCCGGCACCGCGATGAGCCTGGCCCCGCTGGCGTACTCGCTGTTCCAGCGGGTCATGCGCTCCGACCCGGCCGACCCGGACTGGGTGGGTCGGGACCGCTTCGTGCTCTCCTGCGGCCACTCCAGCCTGACCCTGTACATCCAGCTCTACCTGGGCGGCTTCGGCCTCGAGCTCGAGGACATCGAGGCCCTGCGCACCTGGGGCTCGTTGACCCCGGCGCACCCGGAGTACCACCACACCAAGGGTGTGGAGATCACCACCGGCCCGCTGGGCCAGGGTCTCTCCTCCGCCGTGGGCATGGCCATGGCCGCCCGCCGCGAGCGCGGCCTGTTCGACCCGGACGCCGCCCCCGGCAGCAGCCCGTTCGACCACTTCATCTACGTGGTGGCCTCCGACGGTGACATCGAGGAGGGCGTCACCTCCGAGGCGTCGTCCATCGCCGGCCGGCAGCAGCTCGGCAACCTCATCGTGTTCTACGACCACAACGAGATCTCCATCGAGGACGACACCGCGATCGCCCTGTCCGAGGACGTCGCCGCCCGCTACGAGGCGTACGGCTGGCACGTGCTCAAGGTCGAGGGCGGCGAGAACGTCGTCGGCATCCTGGACGCCGTCGAGCAGGCCAAGGCCGTCACCGACCGCCCGACCTTCATCCAGCTGCGCACCATCATCGGCTTCCCCGCGCCGAACCTGCAGAACACCGGCAAGGTGCACGGCGCCGCGCTGGGCGTCGACGAGGTCAAGGCGGTCAAGAAGATCCTGGGCTTCGACCCCGAGGCCTCCTTCGAGGTCGACGACACCGTCATCAAGCACACCCGGCAGCTGCTGGACCGGGGCCGGGACGCCAAGGCGGCCTGGCAGAAGAGCTTCGACGAGTGGGCCGCGGCCAACCCGGAGAACAAGGCCCTCTTCGACAGGCTCACCGCTCGCGAGCTGCCCGAGGGCTGGGCAGACTCCCTGCCCACCTACCCGGTGGACGCCAAGGGTGTCGCCACCCGCAAGGCCTCCGGCGAGGTCCTGTCGGCCATCGGGCCGGTCCTGCCCGAGCTGTGGGGCGGCTCCGCCGACCTCGCGGAGTCCAACAACACCACCATCAAGGGCGCCGAGTCCTTCGGCCCGCCCGCGGCGACCACCGACGCCTGGACGACCAGCCTCTACGGCCGCACCCTGCACTTCGGCATCCGCGAGCACGCCATGGGCGCGATCCTGACCGGCATCGCCATGCACGGCCCGACCCGGCCGTACGGCGGCACCTTCATGACGTTCTCGGACTACATGCGTGGTGCCGTACGCCTGGCCGCCGTCATGGGCGCGCCAGTCACCTACGTCTGGACGCACGACTCCATCGGTCTCGGCGAGGACGGCCCCACCCACCAGCCGGTGGAGCACCTGGCCGCGCTGCGCGCGATCCCGGGTCTGTCCCTGCTGCGGCCGGCGGACGCCAACGAGACCGCCTACGCCTGGCAGGCGCTCCTGGAGCGGCAGGGCGAGTGGAAGTCCGGTCCGGTCGGCCTCGCGCTGACCCGGCAGAACGTGCCCACCCTCGAGGGCACCAGCGCCGAGGGCGTCGACAAGGGCGCCTACATCCTTGCGGACTGGGACGACGCGGCCGAGAAGAAGGTCATCCTGCTGGCCACCGGCAGCGAGGTGCAGATCGCCGTCGAAGCCAAGTCCGTGCTGGCGGGTGAGGGCATCAGCGCCCGCGTCGTGTCCGTCCCGTGCCTGGACTGGTTCGAGGTGCAGGAGCAGTCCTACATCGAATCCGTCCTCCCGCAGGCCGTGCAGGCCCGCGTCTCCATCGAGGCCGGCATCTCGCAGCCGTGGTGGCGTTGGATCGGCTCGGCCGGGCGCCCCGTCTCGCTGGAGCACTTCGGTGCCTCGGCCGACGCGGCCACCCTGTACGAGAAGTTCGACATCACCACCGAGGCCGCCGTCCGCGCGGCCAAGGAGTCCCTGGCCGCGATCGGCGGCGGGGTCTCCACGGAGAGCAGCAAGGACAAGCTCGCCCCCGCGGTGTTCGACACCTTCCCGCACAACTGA
- a CDS encoding heme o synthase has translation MGADPIGGPADVTSRALLRGKVGAYVALTKPRIIELLLITTIPAMFAAQRGVPPLGLVLVTLLGGALAAGSANALNCVVDADIDAIMRRTRTRPLARHTVTPRAALVFGVVLGIAATVVLAAFTTWQAAVLADVAILFYVFVYSMWLKRRTSQNIVWGGLAGCMPVIIGWSAVTGGIGWPAWVFFGVIFFWTPPHTWALAMRYREDYAAAGVPMLPVVATERVVIRQMVLYSWAMVVCSLLLVPASSWIYAAVAAPVGLAFLGAVHRLHVRVLRAPVRQDRTPPGEFMTVFHLSNLYLTAVSVAWAVDAAFGLGVVGWPW, from the coding sequence GTGGGGGCCGACCCGATCGGCGGACCCGCGGACGTGACCTCCCGGGCACTGCTGCGCGGCAAGGTCGGCGCCTACGTCGCGCTGACCAAGCCCCGCATCATCGAACTGCTGCTCATCACCACCATCCCGGCCATGTTCGCCGCCCAGCGCGGGGTTCCCCCGCTCGGTCTCGTCCTGGTCACCCTGCTCGGCGGGGCACTCGCCGCGGGCAGCGCCAACGCGCTGAACTGCGTCGTCGACGCCGACATCGACGCGATCATGCGGCGGACCCGGACCCGCCCGTTGGCCCGCCACACGGTGACCCCGCGGGCCGCGCTGGTGTTCGGCGTCGTGCTCGGCATCGCCGCCACCGTCGTGCTGGCCGCGTTCACCACCTGGCAGGCGGCCGTGCTGGCCGACGTGGCGATCCTGTTCTACGTCTTCGTCTACTCGATGTGGCTCAAGCGCCGGACCTCGCAGAACATCGTCTGGGGCGGGCTGGCCGGATGCATGCCGGTGATCATCGGCTGGTCCGCCGTCACCGGCGGGATCGGCTGGCCGGCCTGGGTCTTCTTCGGCGTCATCTTCTTCTGGACCCCGCCGCACACCTGGGCGCTGGCCATGCGCTACCGCGAGGACTACGCCGCCGCCGGCGTGCCCATGCTCCCGGTGGTGGCCACCGAGCGGGTGGTCATCCGCCAGATGGTGCTCTACAGCTGGGCGATGGTGGTCTGCTCGCTGCTGCTGGTGCCCGCCTCGTCGTGGATCTACGCCGCCGTGGCCGCCCCCGTCGGGCTGGCCTTCCTCGGCGCCGTGCACCGGCTGCACGTCCGGGTGCTCCGCGCCCCGGTCCGCCAGGACCGCACGCCCCCCGGTGAGTTCATGACCGTGTTCCACCTGTCGAACCTCTACCTCACGGCCGTCTCGGTGGCCTGGGCCGTGGATGCCGCCTTCGGCCTCGGTGTCGTCGGTTGGCCCTGGTGA
- a CDS encoding COX15/CtaA family protein, translating into MAVIPSSTVPPAAPDPAPASRTPWYSRTPSLGLQKLFAWAAVITHGGIAVTGATVRVTGSGLGCETWPECQPGSLTPVSREDLSAFHQAIEFGNRTLTGVVLVASLGTFLLIWRARPARRGLPLLAAVLPLGVLFQAVLGGITVLTGLTWWTVAPHMIVSLVLLVVAVAVLHRLQEPDGEKLQLIPRPLRVLTWSTLGVLGALCVAGTLVTAAGPHAGDAETPRLELPVRTLAQIHADLMFTYLGLVVALTVGLLAVHAPRRLIKRAVVLIGVTLAQGLIGLVQFAIGVPEALVVAHVLGAVLLVAAAAFLAVGTTTRDAELARSIPRS; encoded by the coding sequence GTGGCAGTGATCCCGTCCTCGACCGTCCCCCCGGCTGCACCCGACCCCGCCCCGGCGTCCCGTACCCCCTGGTATTCGCGGACCCCGTCGCTCGGCCTGCAGAAGCTGTTCGCCTGGGCCGCGGTGATCACCCACGGCGGCATCGCCGTCACCGGGGCCACCGTCCGGGTCACCGGTTCCGGCCTGGGTTGCGAGACCTGGCCGGAGTGCCAGCCGGGATCGCTGACCCCGGTCTCCCGGGAGGATCTGTCGGCCTTCCACCAGGCCATCGAGTTCGGCAACCGCACGCTCACCGGCGTGGTCCTCGTCGCCTCGCTGGGCACGTTCCTGCTGATCTGGCGGGCCCGGCCGGCGCGTCGGGGCCTGCCCCTGCTGGCCGCGGTGCTGCCACTGGGCGTGCTGTTCCAGGCCGTCCTCGGCGGCATCACCGTGCTCACCGGCCTGACCTGGTGGACCGTCGCACCGCACATGATCGTCTCGTTGGTGCTGCTGGTGGTCGCGGTGGCCGTGCTGCACCGGCTGCAGGAGCCCGACGGGGAGAAGCTGCAGCTCATCCCGCGCCCGCTCCGCGTGCTCACCTGGTCGACCCTGGGCGTGCTGGGCGCGCTCTGCGTGGCCGGCACGCTGGTCACCGCGGCCGGTCCGCACGCCGGTGACGCGGAAACCCCGCGCCTCGAGCTGCCCGTCCGCACCCTGGCCCAGATCCACGCGGACCTGATGTTCACCTACCTGGGTCTGGTGGTCGCGTTGACCGTCGGCCTGCTCGCCGTGCACGCACCGCGCCGGTTGATCAAGCGCGCGGTCGTCCTCATCGGGGTCACCCTGGCGCAGGGGCTGATCGGTCTCGTGCAGTTCGCCATCGGCGTCCCCGAGGCCCTGGTCGTCGCGCACGTGCTGGGCGCCGTCCTGCTGGTGGCCGCGGCGGCGTTCCTGGCCGTGGGAACCACCACCCGGGACGCCGAGCTCGCCCGGTCCATCCCCCGCAGCTGA
- a CDS encoding ABC transporter permease: protein MSTSWNTTGGSPRFPAGTFTPDPRPSSAARRAVSTAVLDLRLLVRNGEQLLLALVIPLAALIGGTYITVIDLPEPRIAAVTPGVLALAVLSTAFTAQAITTGFDRRYGVLRRLAAAGMGRLQLVLSKVLAALVVILGQYVVLLAVAALLGWRPAGAVVPAVAWTVLLTVLAAAAFLGLALLLGGTLRAEAVLGLANLAWLLLVGLGGVIVPLTSAPGWLATVGALTPSGALSQGLRAVLQDGHAPSAGVILVLLGWTALGWAGTVTWFKWQ, encoded by the coding sequence ATGAGCACGTCGTGGAACACCACAGGCGGCTCGCCGCGCTTCCCCGCCGGCACCTTCACCCCCGACCCCCGGCCGTCCTCGGCGGCCCGCCGGGCGGTGTCCACCGCGGTGCTCGACCTGCGCCTGCTCGTCCGCAACGGGGAGCAACTGCTGCTGGCCCTGGTCATCCCGCTCGCCGCGCTGATCGGCGGCACGTACATCACCGTCATCGATCTGCCCGAACCCCGGATCGCCGCGGTGACCCCCGGCGTGCTCGCCCTGGCCGTGCTGTCCACCGCGTTCACCGCCCAGGCCATCACCACCGGGTTCGACCGGCGTTACGGGGTGCTCCGCCGGCTGGCCGCGGCCGGGATGGGGCGACTGCAGCTGGTACTGAGCAAGGTGCTGGCCGCGCTCGTGGTCATCCTCGGCCAGTACGTCGTCCTGCTCGCCGTGGCCGCCCTCCTCGGCTGGCGTCCGGCCGGCGCCGTCGTCCCCGCCGTGGCCTGGACCGTGCTGCTCACCGTCCTGGCGGCCGCGGCCTTCCTCGGCCTGGCCCTGCTGCTCGGCGGCACCCTGCGCGCCGAGGCCGTCCTGGGCCTGGCCAACCTGGCCTGGTTGCTGCTCGTCGGTCTCGGCGGGGTCATCGTGCCGCTGACCTCGGCTCCCGGCTGGCTGGCCACGGTCGGTGCACTCACCCCGTCCGGTGCGCTCAGCCAGGGCCTGCGGGCCGTGCTCCAGGACGGTCATGCGCCGTCGGCCGGGGTGATCCTCGTCCTGCTCGGCTGGACCGCCCTCGGGTGGGCCGGCACCGTAACGTGGTTCAAGTGGCAGTGA
- a CDS encoding ABC transporter ATP-binding protein: protein MTTPSRPRADGPAVAVDGLTRRYGSTTAVDGLSLQLDHGSLVALIGPNGAGKTSTLDCLIGFARPDGGTVRVLGLDPWAQSAAVRPQIGVMLQAGGAQAAARVGEMLDLLARCSAHPLHPAWLLDVLGLREVTGTPIRRLSGGQAQRLGLAMALVGRPAVLFLDEPTAGMDPQARHLVWDLLSAARADGVAILLTTHLLDEVEQLADRVVIVDHGRVVAAGSPAELTRSSSTDLRFTAAAGMDVAPLIGALPDGFAVRETSRGRYLVQGDVDPATVATVTSFCARLGVMPSDLEVGRRTLDEVYLELTGREVRR from the coding sequence GTGACCACCCCCTCGCGCCCCCGTGCCGACGGACCGGCGGTGGCGGTGGACGGACTCACCCGGCGGTACGGGTCGACCACCGCCGTCGACGGACTGTCCCTGCAGCTGGATCACGGCAGCCTCGTCGCCCTGATCGGCCCCAACGGCGCCGGCAAGACCAGCACCCTGGACTGCCTGATCGGTTTCGCCCGCCCCGACGGCGGCACCGTCCGCGTGCTCGGACTGGACCCCTGGGCGCAGAGTGCCGCGGTCCGGCCGCAGATCGGCGTGATGCTGCAGGCGGGTGGGGCTCAGGCCGCCGCCCGGGTGGGCGAGATGCTCGACCTGCTGGCCCGCTGCTCGGCCCACCCGCTGCATCCCGCCTGGCTGCTCGACGTGCTCGGGCTGCGCGAGGTGACCGGTACGCCTATCCGCCGGCTGTCCGGTGGGCAGGCCCAGCGCCTCGGCCTGGCCATGGCCCTGGTCGGCCGACCCGCGGTGCTGTTCCTCGACGAGCCCACCGCCGGGATGGATCCGCAGGCCCGCCACCTGGTCTGGGATCTGCTCTCCGCGGCCCGCGCCGACGGGGTGGCCATCCTGCTCACCACCCATCTCCTGGACGAGGTCGAGCAGTTGGCCGACCGGGTCGTCATCGTCGACCACGGCCGGGTGGTCGCCGCCGGCTCGCCGGCCGAGCTGACCCGGTCCTCCAGCACCGACCTCCGCTTCACCGCCGCCGCCGGGATGGACGTCGCGCCGTTGATCGGCGCCCTGCCCGACGGGTTCGCCGTCCGGGAGACCTCGCGGGGCCGCTACCTGGTGCAGGGCGACGTCGACCCGGCCACCGTGGCCACGGTCACCTCGTTCTGCGCCCGCCTGGGCGTGATGCCGTCGGATCTCGAGGTCGGCCGGCGCACCCTGGACGAGGTCTACCTCGAACTGACCGGACGGGAGGTGCGTCGATGA
- a CDS encoding MmcQ/YjbR family DNA-binding protein — translation MTSEQNRGATSWDEVVTAGVALPEVQESTSYRTPALKVAGSLMARLRNDDDGAVMFRCAAEEKAAFLAEGEPFFTTAHYDGHDSVLVRLEQLPPDRLAELVEGAWWVAAPSRLRAAGTGR, via the coding sequence ATGACCAGTGAGCAGAACCGGGGCGCGACGTCCTGGGACGAGGTGGTGACGGCCGGTGTCGCACTGCCCGAGGTGCAGGAGTCGACGTCGTACCGCACGCCCGCGCTCAAGGTGGCCGGCTCGCTGATGGCCCGGCTGCGGAACGACGACGACGGCGCGGTCATGTTCCGCTGCGCGGCGGAGGAGAAGGCCGCCTTCCTGGCCGAGGGAGAGCCCTTCTTCACCACCGCGCACTACGACGGGCACGACTCGGTGCTCGTGCGGCTGGAGCAGCTGCCGCCGGACCGCCTGGCCGAGCTGGTCGAGGGCGCGTGGTGGGTCGCCGCCCCGTCCCGCCTGCGCGCGGCCGGCACCGGCCGGTAG
- the mptB gene encoding polyprenol phosphomannose-dependent alpha 1,6 mannosyltransferase MptB yields MTAPRPDAATSASEPVATAASGPAAAAPVPGRQATVVPVRTLPAALPTAEPLDDVENGQLGRLRRWGTVGALLLMVGSTSSYGAASPIPNPVDGLRVLGLLSRVGPAALACSATGIGLLVVCWFLIGRLAAPGRPRRLSRRQLSTTLAMWAVPLMVTPPIFSRDVYSYLAVGQMMAQGDNPYSSGPYDTLGDADPFAHQVDARWQHTASPYGPAFLLIARGVVTVVGDHVVLGVLLQRLVEVTGVAMIVWALPRLARRFGLDPVAALWLGALNPLVLFHLVAGAHNEALMIGGMLAGLVLALPGPQAATRWRAGLPGVITGTALITVAVGIKITAALALAFLVVALARRSGGRWPDLFRWAGLVGAVAVGTFGLLTLAAGAGFGWIGALGAPGSVRSFLSVSTSLGVGAGQLGLLLGLGDHTQAAIDVLQPVGTGIGLLLATVVLWRCWRHDLGPLLGLGIGMGAVVLLSPVIQPWYLLWAALPLAASTADPRVRRTTIWLTAVFSVIIMPNGATIPVFTIVRAVAVAAVVVAVVLFLLARRGMPRSTLRSGETADGDGAETRSARSTGTGVQA; encoded by the coding sequence ATGACCGCGCCGCGCCCCGACGCCGCCACGTCGGCGTCCGAGCCCGTCGCGACCGCTGCGTCGGGACCGGCCGCGGCGGCCCCGGTCCCCGGACGACAGGCCACCGTCGTCCCGGTCCGCACACTCCCGGCCGCACTCCCGACCGCCGAACCCCTGGACGACGTCGAGAACGGTCAACTGGGCCGGCTGCGCCGATGGGGCACGGTCGGGGCCCTTCTCCTCATGGTCGGATCCACCTCGTCCTACGGCGCCGCCAGCCCCATCCCGAACCCGGTCGACGGCCTCCGCGTCCTGGGCCTGCTGTCCCGCGTCGGGCCTGCCGCCCTGGCCTGCTCGGCCACCGGGATCGGCCTGCTCGTCGTCTGCTGGTTCCTCATCGGGCGACTCGCCGCCCCGGGCCGGCCCCGACGGCTGTCCCGCCGACAGCTGAGCACAACGCTGGCCATGTGGGCGGTGCCGCTCATGGTCACCCCGCCCATCTTCAGCCGGGACGTCTACTCCTACCTGGCCGTCGGTCAGATGATGGCGCAGGGCGACAACCCCTACTCCTCGGGCCCGTACGACACGCTCGGCGACGCCGATCCGTTCGCCCACCAGGTGGACGCCCGCTGGCAGCACACCGCCAGCCCCTACGGCCCGGCGTTCCTGCTCATCGCCCGCGGGGTCGTCACCGTCGTCGGTGACCACGTCGTGCTCGGGGTCCTGCTGCAGCGCCTGGTCGAGGTGACCGGCGTCGCGATGATCGTCTGGGCCCTCCCCCGGCTGGCCCGTCGCTTCGGACTGGACCCGGTGGCGGCGCTCTGGCTCGGCGCCCTCAACCCGCTGGTGCTGTTCCACCTGGTGGCCGGCGCTCACAACGAAGCCCTGATGATCGGCGGCATGCTGGCCGGCCTGGTGCTGGCCCTGCCCGGCCCGCAGGCCGCCACCCGGTGGCGGGCGGGTCTGCCCGGGGTGATCACCGGGACGGCCCTGATCACCGTCGCGGTGGGCATCAAGATCACCGCGGCGCTGGCGCTGGCCTTCCTGGTGGTCGCACTGGCCCGACGGTCGGGTGGCCGGTGGCCGGATCTGTTCCGGTGGGCCGGCCTGGTCGGTGCGGTCGCCGTCGGCACGTTCGGGCTGCTCACCCTGGCCGCGGGGGCGGGTTTCGGCTGGATCGGCGCGCTCGGCGCACCCGGGTCGGTCCGCTCGTTCCTGTCCGTATCCACCAGCCTCGGGGTCGGCGCCGGGCAACTGGGGCTCCTGCTCGGTCTGGGCGACCACACCCAGGCGGCCATCGACGTCCTGCAACCGGTGGGCACCGGGATCGGTCTGCTGCTGGCCACCGTCGTGCTGTGGCGCTGCTGGCGCCACGACCTGGGACCCCTGCTCGGCCTGGGCATCGGGATGGGCGCGGTGGTCCTGCTCAGCCCGGTCATCCAACCCTGGTACCTGCTGTGGGCGGCTCTGCCGCTCGCCGCGTCGACCGCCGACCCCCGGGTGCGCCGGACGACGATCTGGCTGACCGCGGTCTTCTCGGTCATCATCATGCCCAACGGAGCGACCATCCCGGTCTTCACCATCGTGCGGGCCGTCGCGGTGGCCGCCGTCGTGGTCGCGGTCGTCCTGTTCCTGCTCGCCCGAAGGGGCATGCCACGGTCGACCCTCCGGAGCGGGGAGACTGCGGATGGTGACGGAGCCGAGACACGGTCCGCACGATCGACCGGAACGGGGGTGCAGGCATGA